TTGGACTTTTGCAAGAGTCTCTATAGTGAAAGTCATAAATAAGTTGACATAAATCAAACTCTAAATTCTAATATCTAAATCCTAAACAAATCCAAAATTCGAATGACTAAAATGTTTGGAACATTTGAATTTAGGGTTTCGGATTGCTGAACGCTTACCAAATTTTTATGGCATGTGGTTATTGATGAACTTGACTCCCCTCGCTATGTAATTTAATCCGGAGATAATGGTAAACAGGGCTGTAAGCCAATACAGAAGCATAACCCACTTATAATCAAAGCTTCCCGGAAGGCACTTAAATGAAAGGGCAAAAAATACTGTAAGGATCTGCAAAACTGTTGTAACCTTACTGACAAAAGCCGGACGAATTTCAAAAGAGATCGCCATCATAGAGAGAATAGAAACACCGAGCAGAATAATAAAATCTCTGCTGATGACGATGACTGTAAGCCAGCCGGGAATGATATCCATGATAGATAGAGCCAAAAAGCAACTTACAAGCAGGGCCTTATCCGCTATCGGATCGAGATACGAACCGATGATGGTTCGCTGATTTAATACACGGGCCAGAAATCCATCGAGGGCATCTGTTATTCCCGAGACGGTAATAAAAATAAGGGCTTTTAAAAAGGATCCCTGGATGAGAAAGATAACCACTACCGGTACAAGAATTATCCTCAAAAGCGACAAAAAATTGGGTATGTTCATGGATCAATTATTCTGACACATAATGGTAATGCGCATTTAATATTCCACATTTACCACCATAAACTCAACCCTGCGCCTTATTGTTGTCTGGCCTGGTTGTCTCTCAACCTGTTCCAGTCAACCCACTCGTCCCGGTCTTCCGCTTCGGTAAAGTCTCGTGGTTTCTCCGCCGTCCCATCTCCCCTGATTACGATCTGTTGCATCGCCTTGATGATAAATGTCCACTCCTCCATGCTGACCTTTGTAGGCCCGGGAATCCGCTTTGGTCCAGCAATTTTCTCTGGAGGGCCAACCTTCTTCGGGGGTTCTAATATCTTCCCACCACCACTTACATAGACCGTCCCATCATAGACCCTGACCAGTGCTGATTTATTTTCATTGACGTTCATGCGATAAATGGTCCCCCTGACACCAGCCACGGCATTCTCGCAGGACAGTGCAAAACTACTATTTCCTCTGAAGACACCGCTCACGTTAGCCCATGTCCTGCCGACGGCCACATGAATCTTAACGTTTTTCGGTTTTGACTCATCACCGTAGTCAATCTGAAAAATTTTAAACCGGGAATCGTCTGCGAAACGAACATAGGAATTGTCGGGCAGTACAAGCTCCAGTCTCGACTCAGACCCGGTACTGACCTCATCACCTCCACGAAGCGCATCTTTAACCTTCAGGGGACGCCATTGTTTTTCCCCTTCCGGAAGGACCTGTACCGACCCGGCAAGGAAGTTCACCTTTGCTTCACCCTTTCCGATCCTCAATGTCATTACTCTTTTCGCTTCCGCCTGATGCGCACCAACTAAAACACAAACCGAGAGAAATGAAAAAACAAAAAAGATTATCTTCTTCATCTCGCGCCTCCACCATTCAGACAGGACATTAACTTACAAAATAAACCAAATTTTTGCATACTTGAATTTTTGTAACGCTATCCCAGGGAATCAGGACCATCAGGAAGGGTTTTCAGGGCCCTGTCCACAATTTCCTGAATCGCCGGTTCGTATACCTGGCATGACTTCATTTCAAGGTCTTTCCGGGAAAAACCATAATTCCTTCTGACAGTTCGATACCGTGCCTGCCAGAGCGTTTCGCCAGTTTCTGCACTCCGCAGTTCAAAGTTAACAGAGATGACAGTAGAGGCCCAAACATAGGAATAAGAAGTCCTGCACTCATTCAGGGTGCAATACATCACAGCATCTATATTCAGCAGCTCACCCACGACCTTCGGAGAGACGTTTCCTCTTTTAGAGCCACTATTTTTTTTATGGACTTTAGAGAGTTTTTCTTCAATCACATCAAAGGGGATCTTTGGATAACCCTTAAAATACAGTTCGCAGAGGACCTTTTCTCGCAGCATCTGGCCTGCCCTTTCATTGCCTGCTTTATTATCCACAGACAATACGGCGACGAGCCTGGTACCCGTTTTACTATAGTTAGGAATGACCATGTGAGGTATTTTCGATCCACATCCTGCCCAAAAAGACAACGCTGACAACAATAAAAACAGTCGTACAAATTTGCACACTATCACTGAATTCCCTGACTTGAAGGAGTTACTTCGCTACAATTTTCATCAGACCATCTCTTCCTATCCCTGTACTATCTTCCATAATCATCGTCTTTTTTCAATTTCTCAATCTCTTCCCTTATTACCCGTTCAGCTATCTCCGGTATGATCTCCCGGGCAATCTTTTCCGCAATGTGAGAAACCCTTTCCACAATCTCCTCATTCAAACCCGAATAAAGGGAAGTTACCCCGGATCCCTCCTCCACAACATCCACGAGGTCAAATATCTTATCACCTGATCTTAATAATCGCCCACCTATGATCCTGCCTTTATCCCCGTCACTACCAATATCTCTGCCACGCACCTCATCAGCAGGTATCGTAATATCTGCACTAGTATTTTCCACCTTTCTCTCACTCATATCTATGAGGTTATTCCCATCAATGGGAGGCAAAGTTTTCTACCCTCAGGCCGGGAATTTCCAAAATTTGGTGATGCGCAGCAGAGTTATCACACCTCTATAAACAGTTCAAGGAAATATTGGTTCTTTACCTTTAGCTTTAACCACCTCCCGGTATACCCTCTTTCTTGACACTCCCATTTCGAAGACGATCGTATCTATGATGTCACGCTGTGTGAGATCTGTATTCTCATGCAGTTGCTTGAATCGGGCGCGGATCTCGTCATCGGAACATGGCGACTTTTCCTTTCCTGCGATGAGCAGCGTCACTTCTCCCTTGACAACTCTATCCTGCAATAAGCTGATTACTTCACCAACACGACCTCGCAATATTTCCTCAAAGACCTTGGTCAACTCCCTCGAGACGACGATTTTCCTGTCTCCCATAATCTCTTCCACATCGCGCAGTGTTGACAGCAATCTTTTGGGAGACTCATAAAAGACCAGAGTCCTCGTCTCATCCCTCAGGGACATGAGAAATTGCCTTCGTTTGACAGGTCTTGAAGGCAAAAACCCGTCGAACACAAAACTATTCATTGGCAAGCCGGAGACACTCAGCGCGGTGATAACGGCCGACACACCGGGAATGGGAACAACCCTGATGGCGTTCACAAGCGCCTGATTGATCAATACATATCCCGGGTCTGATATCCCTGGTGTCCCTGCATCTGACACATAGGCCACATCCATTCCCTCATTCATTTTAGAAATTAAAAAACTGCTTTTTCTGCCTTCATTTTGATCGTAAAGGCTGGTCAGGGGGGTATGGATTTCATGGGCATGCAAAAGCTTTTTAGTCCTCCGGGTATCCTCAGCGGCTATAAGTTGGACTTCCCTGAGAATCCTTATTGCCCGCAGGGTAATGTCCTCCAGGTTCCCGATGGGGGTCGCCACCACATACAAGGTACCTTTCCGTGGAGCCTTATCTGTTGCCTGCATAAGCTCACCTCAGAGACCGCATGACCACCTGTCCAGGGGAACTACGATTTTTATTGACATATAGATATTTTTTATATTTAAATTCTGTAACAGAAATGCAAAAAAATTACTACAAAAACAAATACCCTTGTCTTCTGTCATAGCGAGAGAGAGCTTTGCGAGACTGAAAATTGGCTTCAGAAAGGGTGAATTCACAGATTCAGCGTAGCTAATGCAAGATTTTTTCGCAACCATTCTTTGCGAAGCGAAACGTCCACAAAGGCAAATGTTTGAGTGCGCAGCGCGAGTTGTTGCCTTTGCAGTGGAGTAAGCGTTAGAATGGTCGAAAAAAGATTTTGAACCATTTCGAAGACAATTTTCAAAGGTCTCGCAAGAACAATGATGAAACGAATTCTCATCACCTCTAACATCTGGAGCAGTGAGCTTTCCAAGCTGGTTGCAAATGCCTTCCTGGCACAGAGAATATCTTCCATCAATGCCATCTCCGCCCTCTGTGAGAAGACAGATGCCGACATCACCGAGGTAGCCAGGATAGTGGGAATGGACAGCCGGCTGGGTAATAAATTCTTAAACGCCAGTGTCGGTTTCGGCGGTTCCTGTTTTAAAAAGGATATCTTGAACCTTGTCTACCTTTGCAGGCATTACGGTCTTAACGAGGTTGCCGATTACTGGGAGGGCGTTGTTAAGATCAACCAATACCAGCAGGACCGCTTCATCTCGAACATGTTAAGCGCCATGTTCAACACCTTAACCGGAAAGAAAGTATGCCTTCTTGGTTTTGCCTTCAAAGCCAATACCGGTGATACGAGGGAAAGCCCCGCTATTTTCATTGCCAGGAGACTACTGGAAGAACAGGCAGAGATCGTTATTTCTGATCCGAAGGCCCTGAAAAATGCCAGAACTGATCTGGAGGAAATTGCCGGAAAGGTCAGTTATATCGAAGATCCACACGAGGCGGCCCGAGGTTGTCATGCCATCGCGGCACTTACAGAATGGGATATCTACCGGGATCTCGATTTTCAGAAGATCTACGACAATATGGCCAAACCGGCTTTCATCTTTGACGGCAGGAATATCCTTGACCATAAAAGATTATTTGAAATAGGCTTCAACGTTTATCCTATCGGCAAACCTGCATTGACTCATTTTTAGTAACTACTCAGGTGGATAGACTGAAGGTGGAAGACTGTTAGGACACTTCAGTCTCCAGCCTAAATACCTGAGTAGTTACCATTTTTAGAAGATTGGACAGGAAGGTAAGCCAGCCCTGTACGAAACTGACGCCTTCCCCCTGGAAGGGGGGGTAGATAAATCTTTCTGGTGTTCCCCTGCTGATGAAAAGAGAAGTATATGGATACCTTTGACACCACTATCATTGGTGCCGGTGTGGTCGGCCTGGCGATTGCGGAGGAAATTTCTACCGCGTTTCGCCATGTTTTACTCGTGGAAAAAAACGCTACTTACGGCCAGGAAACGAGCAGCCGCAACAGTGAGGTCATCCACGCAGGCATCCACTATCCTGCCGGGTTCCTGAAGTCAACTCTCTGTGTCCAGGGAAACCGTTTGCTTTATGAAATCTGTAAGAAACGAAATATCCAGCATAAGAGGCTCGGAAAACTGATCGTCGCTACCAGTGATAATGAATGCGATGCCTTGGGGAAAATCAAGGAGCAAGCGGAAGAAAATGGTGTTGACGACCTCACCTTCCTGGGGAAAAGGCAGATCCAGACCCTGGAGCCGGAGGTGAGAGCAAAGGCTGCCCTCTTTTCCCCATCTACCGGTATCATTGACACCCATGGCCTGATGCGTTCCCTCTATCTCGGGGCAGAAAATAATGGGACCATTGTAGCTTTTCGCTCGGAAGTAACGGCCGTCCACTTTGACGGTAATGTGTACAACATAGAAATTAATGAAGGGGAATACCGTTTTCAGACTAAAGTCCTGATCAACAGCGCCGGTCTTTATGCCGACAGGATTGCCGCGCTTGCCGGAATTGACAATGACCGGAAGGGATACCGTTTAAGATACTGTAAGGGAAATTACTTCTCCCTCTCTCCATCACCGAAACTTCACCACCTGATCTACCCCATTCCTGCAGGGAACAACGAAAACCTTGGCATTCACGCCACAGTGGACCTCGGAGGCCGTGTCCGCTTTGGCCCGGATAGCCAGTATGTCAATGCCCTCGAATACTCTGTTGATGAATCCAGAAAGACACTGTTTTATCAGTCCATGAGAAAATATTTGCCTGGCATCAGGATGAAGTCTCTCAGCCCTGAAATGAGTGGCATCCGACCAAAGCTACAGGGACCCTGTGATCCTTGCAGAGATTTTATCATTACGGATGAAAGAGAGGCAGGATTTCCCGGCCTGATCAACCTCATTGGCATCGAATCCCCCGGTTTGACGTCCTGCATTCCCATCGCCAGGCACGTTTCCTCCCTGGTTCGGTCATACTTCTAAAAATGTGAAAGGTAGGATAATATTCAAAAAAATAAGGGGTCAACCGCTTTTGGCTAACCCCACGATTTCCCTGGTGGAGCTGAGGGGGATCGAACCCCTGACCTCATGACTGCCAGTCATGCGCTCTCCCATCTGAGCTACAACCCCATTTTCAATTTTAATAATACATACGGTCTCATTACCTGTCAATACATTTTTCTTGACATATTTTTCTTGACATATTTTTCTTGACAATCAGCAGCCCTCCTAATATTTTCCAAATGGATGCCGGAGTGGTGAAACTGGTAGACGCAGGGGACTCAAAATCCCCCGGGCCTTGCGCCCATCCCGGTTCGACCCCGGGCTCCGGCACCAGGAATAAAGGGGGTAACCCGTTTAAGGAGAAGCTAAAATGAGTGCAAATTTAGAAAAGTTGAATGACCTGAGAGAACGCAAGGGCAAAATCATGCAAATGGGCGGTAACGAACGGATAGCAGCCCAGCATAAAATGGG
The sequence above is drawn from the Syntrophales bacterium genome and encodes:
- a CDS encoding CDP-alcohol phosphatidyltransferase family protein, translating into MNIPNFLSLLRIILVPVVVIFLIQGSFLKALIFITVSGITDALDGFLARVLNQRTIIGSYLDPIADKALLVSCFLALSIMDIIPGWLTVIVISRDFIILLGVSILSMMAISFEIRPAFVSKVTTVLQILTVFFALSFKCLPGSFDYKWVMLLYWLTALFTIISGLNYIARGVKFINNHMP
- a CDS encoding UDP binding domain-containing protein encodes the protein MMKRILITSNIWSSELSKLVANAFLAQRISSINAISALCEKTDADITEVARIVGMDSRLGNKFLNASVGFGGSCFKKDILNLVYLCRHYGLNEVADYWEGVVKINQYQQDRFISNMLSAMFNTLTGKKVCLLGFAFKANTGDTRESPAIFIARRLLEEQAEIVISDPKALKNARTDLEEIAGKVSYIEDPHEAARGCHAIAALTEWDIYRDLDFQKIYDNMAKPAFIFDGRNILDHKRLFEIGFNVYPIGKPALTHF
- a CDS encoding DUF799 family lipoprotein — its product is MVIPNYSKTGTRLVAVLSVDNKAGNERAGQMLREKVLCELYFKGYPKIPFDVIEEKLSKVHKKNSGSKRGNVSPKVVGELLNIDAVMYCTLNECRTSYSYVWASTVISVNFELRSAETGETLWQARYRTVRRNYGFSRKDLEMKSCQVYEPAIQEIVDRALKTLPDGPDSLG
- a CDS encoding FecR family protein, which produces MKKIIFFVFSFLSVCVLVGAHQAEAKRVMTLRIGKGEAKVNFLAGSVQVLPEGEKQWRPLKVKDALRGGDEVSTGSESRLELVLPDNSYVRFADDSRFKIFQIDYGDESKPKNVKIHVAVGRTWANVSGVFRGNSSFALSCENAVAGVRGTIYRMNVNENKSALVRVYDGTVYVSGGGKILEPPKKVGPPEKIAGPKRIPGPTKVSMEEWTFIIKAMQQIVIRGDGTAEKPRDFTEAEDRDEWVDWNRLRDNQARQQ
- a CDS encoding NAD(P)/FAD-dependent oxidoreductase, with protein sequence MDTFDTTIIGAGVVGLAIAEEISTAFRHVLLVEKNATYGQETSSRNSEVIHAGIHYPAGFLKSTLCVQGNRLLYEICKKRNIQHKRLGKLIVATSDNECDALGKIKEQAEENGVDDLTFLGKRQIQTLEPEVRAKAALFSPSTGIIDTHGLMRSLYLGAENNGTIVAFRSEVTAVHFDGNVYNIEINEGEYRFQTKVLINSAGLYADRIAALAGIDNDRKGYRLRYCKGNYFSLSPSPKLHHLIYPIPAGNNENLGIHATVDLGGRVRFGPDSQYVNALEYSVDESRKTLFYQSMRKYLPGIRMKSLSPEMSGIRPKLQGPCDPCRDFIITDEREAGFPGLINLIGIESPGLTSCIPIARHVSSLVRSYF
- the rsmI gene encoding 16S rRNA (cytidine(1402)-2'-O)-methyltransferase, whose product is MQATDKAPRKGTLYVVATPIGNLEDITLRAIRILREVQLIAAEDTRRTKKLLHAHEIHTPLTSLYDQNEGRKSSFLISKMNEGMDVAYVSDAGTPGISDPGYVLINQALVNAIRVVPIPGVSAVITALSVSGLPMNSFVFDGFLPSRPVKRRQFLMSLRDETRTLVFYESPKRLLSTLRDVEEIMGDRKIVVSRELTKVFEEILRGRVGEVISLLQDRVVKGEVTLLIAGKEKSPCSDDEIRARFKQLHENTDLTQRDIIDTIVFEMGVSRKRVYREVVKAKGKEPIFP